A single Cannabis sativa cultivar Pink pepper isolate KNU-18-1 chromosome 7, ASM2916894v1, whole genome shotgun sequence DNA region contains:
- the LOC133029245 gene encoding agamous-like MADS-box protein AGL29, with translation MGRRKIEMEMVKDSSCRQVTFSKRRTGLFKKANELATLCGAEVGIIVFSPGGKPYSFGNPNVRYIIDRFLKPNLYKKMVNNSSVGAKAYEETMNELHDNHVKQLSEEKLRGEAIDGEIAKGKGLVIGRGCKKIDELGFEELEKFKESLDELDDKVKERVMEMEASSTLLMLSNNNKLVTGSCVKKRSVRVRAIAKKNYF, from the coding sequence atgggGCGAAGAAAGATTGAGATGGAAATGGTGAAAGACAGCAGTTGTCGTCAAGTAACCTTCTCGAAGCGTCGAACCGGCCTTTTCAAGAAAGCCAATGAGCTCGCCACACTGTGTGGCGCTGAGGTTGGGATTATCGTCTTCTCTCCTGGTGGCAAACCATACTCTTTTGGAAACCCTAATGTGAGATACATCATAGATAGGTTTCTAAAACCTAATCTTTACAAGAAAATGGTGAATAACTCGTCCGTTGGAGCAAAAGCTTATGAAGAGACGATGAATGAGCTTCATGACAATCATGTGAAGCAGCTGAGCGAGGAGAAGCTCCGTGGTGAAGCCATTGATGGGGAAATAGCCAAAGGGAAAGGGCTTGTCATTGGTCGCGGATGCAAGAAGATTGATGAGCTCGGTTTCGAAGAACTTGAGAAGTTTAAAGAGAGTTTGGATGAGCTTGATGACAAGGTGAAAGAGAGAGTTATGGAGATGGAAGCTTCATCCACATTGTTGATGTTGTCCAATAATAATAAGCTTGTGACTGGTTCTTGTGTTAAGAAGAGGAGTGTTAGGGTTAGGGCTATCGctaaaaagaattatttttaa